The following are from one region of the Nostoc cf. commune SO-36 genome:
- the cdaA gene encoding diadenylate cyclase CdaA translates to MRDWWKQWLTNLGWSQSLLLGTLDIMLVLALTYMILVIISERRTLWMVRGFIILMLASALSGRLGLPLLSFVLEKLVIGCAVAMAVALQSEFRRFLEQLGRGEFRQLFQPDRLAIPKSDSVIDEIVEAVKELSKNRIGALLIVETTGPIDERDFSVPGVKLNAEVSKELIQTIFQPKTLLHDGATLIRGSRIVSSGIILPLSGRTASRQLGTRHRAAMGITERVENCICVVVSEETGSISLAERGTLNRPLTIRKLKESLDALLSPTVDREAVAPGLLSFVRRIGGKTLALVSRLLGLPSTASRDKK, encoded by the coding sequence ATGAGAGATTGGTGGAAGCAATGGCTGACAAACCTGGGATGGTCACAGTCCTTGCTACTTGGGACTCTGGATATCATGTTAGTGCTGGCACTGACTTACATGATACTGGTTATTATTAGTGAGCGCCGGACACTGTGGATGGTGAGGGGATTCATTATATTAATGCTAGCCTCAGCATTAAGCGGCAGATTAGGGCTACCTCTGCTCAGTTTTGTATTAGAAAAATTGGTGATTGGTTGTGCTGTGGCGATGGCAGTTGCTCTCCAGTCAGAGTTTCGGCGTTTTTTAGAGCAATTGGGGCGTGGCGAATTCCGCCAGCTATTTCAACCAGATCGGCTGGCAATACCTAAATCTGATAGTGTAATTGATGAAATTGTTGAGGCTGTTAAAGAATTGTCAAAAAACCGCATTGGAGCTTTACTAATTGTGGAAACCACAGGGCCAATTGATGAGCGAGATTTTTCTGTGCCAGGAGTAAAGCTCAATGCGGAAGTTTCTAAAGAACTGATCCAGACAATTTTTCAGCCGAAAACTTTGTTACACGATGGGGCGACACTGATTCGTGGCTCACGGATAGTGTCATCGGGTATAATTTTACCACTTTCGGGACGCACAGCCTCGCGCCAGTTGGGAACACGCCACCGGGCGGCAATGGGAATTACTGAGCGGGTCGAAAATTGCATTTGTGTCGTTGTATCTGAAGAAACGGGTTCTATTTCCTTAGCGGAACGGGGAACCCTAAATAGACCACTGACGATTAGGAAGCTAAAAGAGTCATTAGATGCTCTTTTGTCTCCAACCGTAGATAGGGAAGCTGTTGCTCCTGGTCTGTTGAGCTTTGTTCGTCGGATAGGTGGCAAGACACTAGCACTGGTTTCACGTTTACTCGGATTACCATCGACCGCTTCTCGAGATAAAAAATGA
- a CDS encoding type II toxin-antitoxin system RelE/ParE family toxin → MTSQFRLTKPAIQDIEQIADYIARQSGLAQSEGFLSKLNAKFAKIAQFPGLGRQRDEILPGIRSLSIDNYLILYMFIGQDVEIFRVVSGYRDIKALFHDSDS, encoded by the coding sequence ATGACCTCACAATTTCGCCTTACCAAACCTGCAATTCAAGACATTGAGCAGATAGCGGATTACATTGCTAGACAATCTGGCTTGGCTCAGTCTGAGGGTTTTCTGAGTAAGCTGAACGCGAAATTTGCCAAGATTGCTCAGTTCCCTGGTCTAGGACGACAGCGTGATGAAATTTTACCTGGTATCCGTAGCCTCTCAATAGACAATTACCTCATCCTCTACATGTTTATAGGGCAAGATGTGGAGATTTTTCGTGTTGTTAGTGGCTATCGAGATATCAAAGCCCTATTTCACGACTCTGATTCCTGA
- a CDS encoding ribbon-helix-helix domain-containing protein has protein sequence MQIVLPPEVEALVQRQLTSGKYQNAIAVILAGVKLLEQQEDIYQGRLQDLQQEARIGWEASERGEVVDGSAAMDQIRANVRSRYGVSDKT, from the coding sequence ATGCAAATCGTTCTGCCACCTGAAGTAGAAGCCCTAGTTCAACGCCAACTCACTAGCGGTAAGTATCAGAACGCAATCGCAGTTATTCTTGCAGGCGTAAAACTCCTAGAACAGCAAGAAGACATCTATCAAGGACGACTACAAGACTTGCAACAAGAAGCGCGGATTGGGTGGGAAGCGTCCGAGCGGGGCGAAGTTGTTGATGGTTCGGCTGCAATGGATCAAATTCGTGCCAATGTGCGCTCGCGCTATGGTGTTTCAGACAAAACATGA
- a CDS encoding DUF3143 domain-containing protein, translating into MPLLPSDTPLYNHSLPQIEQWLKDQGCQQDETQRHCWRVQRPNWQAELWLDVEQIVVRYVQSGENGQDIQRSFKYSLSRDDVEQAVFSGP; encoded by the coding sequence ATGCCTCTTCTTCCCTCCGATACCCCTCTATATAATCATTCTCTGCCACAAATTGAGCAGTGGCTAAAAGACCAAGGATGTCAACAAGACGAAACACAGAGGCATTGCTGGCGTGTACAACGCCCCAATTGGCAAGCTGAATTATGGCTTGATGTTGAGCAAATCGTAGTACGATACGTCCAATCTGGGGAAAATGGACAAGATATCCAACGCTCATTTAAGTATTCTCTTAGTCGGGATGATGTAGAACAAGCTGTGTTTTCTGGGCCATAA
- a CDS encoding J domain-containing protein, which produces MPQSSEPTYYSLLGLHPWASVIEIRRAYRELSKRYHPDTTDLPTAIATPKFQQINEAYATLSHPERRLSYDLKIGYSRFGVIQPPPDLNHPVSCHDWSKSAYLDASDRPLSSGEIFALFMLVLTFVGCLLLAVAIGLTRGEAAIHSHLLQPTAFIHQSDYLFVAINYP; this is translated from the coding sequence ATGCCACAAAGCAGTGAACCAACTTATTACTCCCTGCTAGGACTACATCCCTGGGCATCGGTAATTGAAATTCGTCGCGCTTATCGGGAACTGAGCAAACGCTATCATCCTGATACTACAGACTTGCCGACTGCGATCGCCACTCCCAAATTTCAGCAAATTAATGAAGCTTACGCCACCCTTAGCCATCCAGAACGACGATTAAGCTACGATTTAAAAATCGGCTATTCCCGCTTTGGCGTGATTCAACCACCTCCTGATTTGAATCATCCCGTCTCGTGTCATGACTGGTCAAAATCAGCTTACCTCGACGCGAGCGATCGCCCCCTCTCATCTGGCGAAATCTTTGCTTTATTTATGCTGGTGTTAACATTTGTAGGTTGTCTGTTATTAGCAGTTGCCATTGGCTTAACTCGTGGCGAGGCTGCGATCCATTCCCATTTGCTGCAACCAACTGCATTTATACACCAGTCAGATTACCTATTTGTTGCAATTAATTACCCCTAG
- a CDS encoding DnaJ C-terminal domain-containing protein translates to MQNLPNFRDYYEILGVSKDASAEEIKKVYRRLARQYHPDLNPGNKESEEKFKDIGEAYEVLSDPAKRSQYDQFSRYWKQKGFAGNKQTPKAKTWQSSPSDRNGNQEVDPSQYSDFESFINQVIGVKNKSGASNSNNGNNSDPFRSPRTKVAYTVNPPPRTTRRDIEARLTLPLEKAYQGGNERIRLEDGRSLEVNMPPGMVTGQTIRLRNQGVGGGDLYLKITVEPHPLFKLDGSNIVCQVPVTPSEAVLGGQVEAPTLDGPVKMTTPPGVRSGQKFRLGNKGYPNDDGKRGDQLVEIQIVTPKNISQEERELYEKLRQIETFKPRADLIR, encoded by the coding sequence ATGCAAAATTTGCCGAATTTCCGCGATTATTATGAGATTTTAGGAGTATCTAAAGATGCCTCTGCTGAGGAAATTAAAAAGGTTTATCGGCGGTTAGCAAGGCAATATCACCCCGATCTCAACCCGGGTAATAAAGAATCGGAGGAAAAATTTAAGGATATTGGTGAGGCTTATGAAGTGCTTTCAGATCCAGCCAAGCGATCGCAGTACGACCAGTTTAGCCGCTACTGGAAGCAAAAAGGCTTTGCGGGCAACAAACAGACACCAAAGGCTAAAACTTGGCAGAGTAGCCCTAGCGATCGCAACGGCAATCAGGAGGTAGATCCCAGCCAATACTCTGATTTTGAAAGCTTTATTAATCAAGTTATCGGCGTCAAAAATAAGAGTGGGGCAAGTAATTCTAATAATGGCAATAATAGCGATCCGTTTCGTTCCCCCAGAACGAAAGTTGCCTATACAGTTAACCCCCCACCTCGCACTACGCGTCGTGATATAGAAGCCAGATTAACACTACCACTAGAAAAAGCTTATCAAGGTGGTAATGAACGCATTCGCTTGGAAGATGGGCGATCGTTAGAAGTTAATATGCCCCCCGGTATGGTAACAGGCCAAACCATCCGTTTGCGGAACCAAGGCGTTGGTGGTGGCGATTTATACTTAAAAATTACTGTTGAGCCTCATCCATTATTTAAATTAGACGGTTCAAATATCGTCTGCCAGGTTCCCGTTACTCCTAGCGAGGCAGTTTTAGGAGGACAGGTAGAAGCACCTACTCTTGATGGCCCTGTAAAAATGACCACCCCTCCCGGAGTTAGGTCTGGTCAAAAATTTAGACTAGGTAATAAAGGTTATCCTAATGATGACGGAAAACGTGGCGATCAATTAGTAGAAATTCAAATAGTTACACCGAAAAATATTAGTCAAGAAGAACGAGAACTTTACGAAAAGTTACGGCAAATTGAAACCTTTAAACCCCGTGCTGATTTAATACGTTAG